One part of the Chryseobacterium mulctrae genome encodes these proteins:
- a CDS encoding YceI family protein produces MKKIFLLAVLASGLAFGQAKKVVSSDVHWWGYKVAKSQASSHDGTITVKSGNIVMKGNEIVGGSFVLDMNSINATDVSGEMQGKLNGHLKNGDFFEVEKFPTSAFKITSVKKNNDKTYNRTVTGDLTVKGKTNPVSFPANVTVKDGMVTLTSNKFSFDRQKFDVAYKSSMKDVFVKDEIEMTVKVSAK; encoded by the coding sequence ATGAAAAAAATATTCTTATTAGCAGTTTTAGCTAGTGGATTGGCTTTCGGGCAGGCAAAAAAAGTAGTAAGCTCTGATGTTCACTGGTGGGGTTATAAAGTTGCTAAATCTCAGGCAAGTTCTCACGACGGTACCATTACTGTAAAATCTGGAAATATCGTAATGAAAGGAAACGAAATCGTTGGCGGTTCGTTCGTTTTAGATATGAATTCTATCAACGCAACGGATGTTTCAGGAGAAATGCAAGGGAAATTAAACGGTCACCTTAAAAACGGAGATTTCTTCGAAGTTGAAAAATTCCCAACTTCGGCTTTCAAAATTACTTCAGTAAAGAAAAACAACGATAAAACTTACAACCGTACAGTTACAGGTGATCTTACAGTAAAAGGTAAAACAAACCCGGTTTCTTTCCCTGCAAACGTTACAGTGAAAGATGGAATGGTTACTTTAACTTCAAATAAATTCTCTTTCGACAGACAAAAATTTGATGTAGCTTACAAATCTTCAATGAAAGATGTTTTTG
- a CDS encoding glucokinase: MNLNPKFPLYLPGVKNTNNDNISIIGANLREDVTTIAYYISGNSGIELKFKNNYPTKEYASFSDVLSKFIQDSQLENVQRLGISVPGPVIDGKSHPARLKNWSLDVEEYRSKFGFEKVDMLNDQEASAYGIGLLDDSDLDAIYTSGHLEKGNVAILAPGNGLGEAGYFFDGKYLRPFATEGGHSEFSPRTNVEVEFYQFLNNIYGIVSWENVLSKTGLFNIYRFLRDVKRHPEPEWLSERLANGNFTEEIYKAAMHEDALICRIALDTFLEFLAREANNLTLKLKATGGLLIAGDIPQIIREYIDKDKFYEKFKISDKMEDMLKNIPIYVVNTESTSINGAALYTAYFTE; encoded by the coding sequence ATGAACTTAAATCCAAAATTTCCTCTCTATTTACCGGGAGTTAAAAATACCAATAATGATAATATTTCTATTATCGGAGCTAATTTGAGAGAAGACGTAACTACGATTGCGTATTATATTTCAGGAAATTCCGGGATAGAACTTAAATTTAAAAATAATTATCCTACCAAAGAATATGCATCTTTTTCAGATGTTCTTTCGAAGTTTATTCAGGATTCTCAGCTTGAAAATGTTCAGCGACTTGGGATTTCGGTTCCGGGACCTGTAATAGATGGTAAAAGTCATCCTGCACGTTTGAAAAACTGGAGTTTAGATGTAGAAGAATATCGCAGCAAATTTGGTTTTGAGAAAGTTGATATGCTGAATGACCAAGAAGCTTCTGCTTATGGAATTGGTCTTTTGGATGATTCTGATTTGGACGCAATCTACACAAGCGGTCATCTTGAAAAAGGAAATGTTGCTATTCTTGCACCTGGAAATGGTTTGGGAGAAGCAGGATATTTCTTTGACGGAAAATATTTAAGACCTTTTGCAACCGAAGGAGGGCATTCTGAATTTTCACCAAGAACCAATGTTGAGGTAGAATTTTATCAGTTTTTAAATAATATCTACGGAATTGTAAGTTGGGAAAATGTACTTTCAAAAACAGGTTTATTTAATATCTACCGATTTTTGAGAGATGTAAAAAGACATCCTGAACCGGAATGGCTTTCTGAGCGTTTGGCAAATGGAAACTTCACAGAAGAAATCTACAAAGCAGCAATGCATGAAGATGCGTTGATTTGTAGAATTGCTTTAGACACATTCTTAGAGTTTTTGGCAAGAGAAGCCAACAACCTTACTTTAAAACTGAAAGCTACAGGTGGATTGCTGATTGCAGGAGATATTCCGCAGATCATAAGAGAATATATCGACAAAGATAAATTCTATGAGAAATTCAAGATCAGTGATAAGATGGAAGATATGTTGAAGAACATTCCTATTTATGTAGTTAATACAGAAAGTACAAGTATTAATGGTGCGGCACTTTACACCGCCTATTTTACAGAATAA
- a CDS encoding DUF1800 domain-containing protein — protein sequence MAASFINNKHLLWRAGFGPEIGQVNDLKSKNIKTILKEVFNEETFSPILYETPDIEPIEYTDPKATAEQKREIQKINQKQNNELNLNFLKKMTDSKEQLREKMAFFWHGHFATRINNPKFNQQLLNTIREKSLGNFKDLLFEVSRSPAMLSFLNNQQNKKDHPNENFAREVMELFTMGRGNYTEKDIREAARAFTGWGYDKEGNFNERKKLHDTGTKTFLGKTGNFTGDDILNIILEQRSTSEFITTKIYTFFVNEKLDPVRIKDLSEDFYRSGYDIKKLMSEIFSSSWFYEKKNIGNRIKSPTELFTGMMRMLPMNIQNPENITVYQKLLGQMLLYPPNVAGWPNGKSWIDSSTLMLRLQIPQIWSGLRPMEYSAKEDDDMEMGMKSREALNKSFKNPNIIIDWNKVDQALAQKKAEDYLIVNSESLDMDIVNQFSDKSIKMNVINLMSTPEYQLM from the coding sequence ATGGCTGCTTCATTCATCAATAACAAACATCTTCTTTGGCGTGCTGGTTTCGGACCTGAGATTGGGCAAGTAAATGATTTGAAAAGTAAAAACATCAAAACGATTTTGAAGGAAGTATTTAATGAAGAAACCTTCTCTCCTATTCTTTATGAAACTCCCGACATTGAACCCATTGAATACACAGACCCAAAAGCGACAGCCGAACAGAAAAGAGAAATTCAAAAAATAAATCAGAAGCAAAACAACGAACTGAATCTTAATTTTCTAAAAAAAATGACCGATAGTAAAGAACAGTTACGAGAGAAAATGGCTTTTTTCTGGCACGGACATTTTGCGACGAGAATCAATAATCCAAAATTCAATCAACAGCTTTTAAATACAATCCGAGAAAAATCTTTGGGAAATTTTAAAGATTTACTGTTTGAAGTAAGCCGTTCTCCTGCAATGCTTAGCTTTTTAAATAATCAACAAAATAAAAAAGATCATCCCAACGAAAATTTCGCCCGTGAAGTGATGGAATTATTCACAATGGGTCGTGGAAATTATACCGAAAAAGATATTAGGGAAGCCGCAAGAGCTTTTACAGGATGGGGTTATGATAAAGAAGGAAATTTTAATGAAAGAAAAAAACTTCATGACACCGGAACAAAAACTTTTCTTGGAAAAACCGGAAATTTTACCGGAGACGATATTTTAAATATCATTTTGGAGCAAAGATCTACCTCAGAATTCATTACTACAAAGATCTATACCTTTTTCGTTAATGAAAAGCTTGATCCCGTTAGGATCAAAGATCTAAGCGAAGATTTTTATCGGTCCGGATATGACATCAAAAAACTGATGTCTGAGATCTTTTCAAGCTCATGGTTTTATGAAAAAAAAAATATTGGCAACCGTATAAAATCTCCCACAGAATTATTTACCGGAATGATGAGAATGCTTCCGATGAATATTCAAAACCCTGAAAACATTACGGTTTACCAAAAACTTTTAGGTCAGATGTTACTTTACCCACCCAATGTTGCAGGTTGGCCTAATGGAAAATCGTGGATTGACAGCTCTACTTTAATGTTAAGACTTCAGATTCCGCAAATCTGGTCAGGCTTACGTCCTATGGAATATTCAGCAAAAGAAGATGATGATATGGAAATGGGAATGAAATCGCGGGAAGCTTTAAATAAAAGTTTCAAAAATCCAAATATCATTATCGACTGGAATAAAGTTGACCAAGCTTTAGCGCAGAAAAAAGCAGAAGATTATCTGATCGTCAACTCGGAATCATTGGATATGGATATTGTGAATCAGTTTTCAGATAAAAGTATTAAAATGAATGTGATTAATCTGATGTCTACACCGGAATATCAGTTAATGTAA
- a CDS encoding DUF1501 domain-containing protein codes for MIIKRREFLKISSLATASLLVPNFLQSMALDNALNPSQKILIVLQFTGGNDGLNTIIPTKNDIYFKERNTIAVKDSLALNDETGINPSLSYFKELFDSGELSLMNNVGYPNPDKSHFRSMDIWHSASKSDEFLETGWLGRFLDEECYKCEHPTQALEVDDMLSLALKGENNKAFAFKDPKKLYQTSQEKYFKSLYNNDHHHDDETVSYLYKTLGSTINNADYIFEKSKAKKSTQEYPNSKLGKDFKTVASLIKSDINTQVYYLSIGSFDTHVNQNERQQKLFGEINDAVKSFVADMKSNGLFNDILLMTFSEFGRRVAQNASKGTDHGTANQMFFISGGLKKKGILNALPDLQNLNEGDLIYTEDFRKIYATVLKNWLNADSSKVLGWKNGIYDFI; via the coding sequence ATGATCATAAAGAGAAGAGAATTTTTAAAGATAAGTTCATTGGCAACGGCTTCCTTATTGGTTCCGAATTTTTTGCAGTCGATGGCTTTAGATAATGCTTTGAATCCAAGTCAGAAGATATTGATTGTTTTGCAGTTTACAGGTGGTAATGATGGTTTAAACACGATTATTCCGACAAAAAACGACATTTATTTTAAAGAAAGAAATACTATTGCGGTCAAAGATTCATTAGCTTTAAATGATGAAACGGGAATTAATCCTTCATTGTCTTATTTTAAAGAATTGTTTGACAGCGGCGAACTTTCCCTGATGAATAATGTGGGTTACCCAAATCCTGATAAATCGCATTTCAGAAGCATGGATATTTGGCATTCTGCAAGTAAAAGCGATGAGTTTTTGGAAACAGGTTGGCTCGGAAGATTTCTGGATGAAGAATGCTATAAATGCGAACATCCAACGCAGGCTTTGGAAGTTGATGACATGCTAAGCCTGGCTTTAAAAGGAGAAAATAATAAAGCTTTTGCCTTTAAAGATCCAAAAAAACTATATCAAACCAGTCAGGAAAAATATTTTAAATCATTGTACAATAATGACCATCATCACGATGACGAAACCGTTTCTTATTTATACAAAACTTTAGGCTCTACGATCAATAACGCTGATTATATTTTCGAGAAAAGTAAAGCAAAAAAATCGACTCAGGAATATCCGAATTCTAAATTGGGAAAAGACTTTAAAACTGTTGCTTCATTAATAAAATCTGACATTAATACGCAAGTTTATTATCTTTCTATCGGAAGTTTTGATACGCACGTTAATCAAAATGAAAGACAGCAAAAGCTGTTCGGAGAGATCAATGATGCCGTAAAATCTTTTGTTGCCGATATGAAATCGAACGGATTATTTAATGATATTTTGCTCATGACATTTTCAGAATTCGGAAGACGTGTTGCCCAAAATGCAAGCAAAGGGACCGATCACGGAACGGCCAATCAAATGTTTTTTATCAGCGGAGGATTAAAAAAGAAAGGAATTCTAAATGCCCTTCCCGATTTACAAAATCTTAATGAAGGAGATTTAATTTATACCGAAGATTTCCGAAAAATCTACGCAACAGTTCTTAAAAACTGGCTGAATGCAGATTCGTCAAAAGTGTTGGGCTGGAAGAACGGCATTTATGATTTTATTTAA
- a CDS encoding sensor histidine kinase, producing the protein MKKILTEIQQNKYFLLFIFLFSYVQTIEIRFQTEREINWYTFTPEAPVLYFVNAGILFLIMRFLMMYWQKSDNFNFKEIFKIFGTSLLLYLVILTIFKLIVAFIFNTFERNFNAQTFLNNAISDFLNAFIYGSFFLAFYYYQKNQKNQKQIAAFNEILSETKINQLKNQLNPHFLFNNLNILDQLIEEDKAQASDFLNEFADIYRYVLQVSDRRLVEIDEELAFVKKYFKLIQHKYGKSYQLEIKNNQLQGFIVPLSLQLLLENAIQHNFGTETKPIFITISIDKDLTVSNNIIQKRNTKSPSGKALKNLNEQYFLLIENQIKIQNTSDQFSVTLPIIQKS; encoded by the coding sequence ATGAAGAAAATTTTAACCGAAATACAGCAGAACAAATACTTTTTACTCTTTATTTTTCTATTTTCTTATGTGCAAACCATAGAAATCCGTTTTCAGACAGAAAGAGAGATCAACTGGTACACTTTCACACCGGAAGCTCCCGTTTTGTATTTTGTAAACGCTGGTATTCTCTTTCTGATTATGCGTTTTCTGATGATGTATTGGCAAAAATCAGACAATTTCAATTTTAAAGAAATTTTTAAAATTTTTGGAACTTCCCTTCTTCTGTATTTGGTGATCCTTACTATTTTTAAACTTATTGTCGCTTTTATTTTTAATACTTTTGAAAGGAATTTTAATGCACAAACATTTCTCAACAATGCTATTTCAGATTTTTTGAATGCTTTTATTTACGGAAGTTTTTTTCTTGCTTTTTATTATTACCAAAAAAATCAGAAAAACCAGAAACAGATTGCAGCTTTTAATGAAATACTTTCCGAGACCAAGATCAATCAGCTTAAAAACCAACTCAACCCCCATTTTTTATTTAACAATCTGAATATTCTCGACCAGCTTATTGAAGAAGATAAAGCACAAGCTTCAGATTTCCTCAACGAATTTGCAGATATTTACCGCTATGTTTTGCAGGTTTCAGATAGAAGATTAGTAGAAATTGATGAAGAACTAGCTTTCGTTAAAAAATATTTCAAACTGATTCAGCACAAATACGGAAAATCTTATCAATTGGAAATAAAGAATAATCAATTGCAAGGTTTTATAGTTCCGTTAAGTCTTCAGTTATTATTGGAAAACGCCATTCAGCATAATTTCGGAACAGAAACAAAACCTATTTTTATCACCATCAGCATTGATAAAGATCTTACTGTTTCAAATAATATTATTCAAAAAAGAAACACAAAATCTCCATCAGGAAAAGCATTGAAAAACCTCAACGAACAGTATTTTTTACTGATCGAAAATCAGATAAAAATTCAAAATACCAGCGATCAATTTTCCGTAACCTTACCTATAATTCAAAAATCATGA
- a CDS encoding LytR/AlgR family response regulator transcription factor — MIRIVIIEDEIPARKKLIRFIDELKETTEIIAEIDNVEQAIDFLKTEKSVDLIISDIELLDGNAFEIYDQVKISCPIIFTTAYDQFWMNAFETNGIEYLLKPFTLERFQKAWNKFSVLNKSHASDEILLKISQIQKEIQPKSFKERFSVISNKGIYFLETENIAFFKAEEGVIFAFDDSGKKHLLNQTVLKEIEYQLNPNEFFKINRSELVNKKNIIKLERYSKNALSLEIKGWENPLITSQSQTVDFREWIEK, encoded by the coding sequence ATGATAAGAATAGTCATTATTGAAGATGAAATTCCGGCAAGAAAAAAACTTATTAGATTTATTGATGAGTTAAAAGAAACTACAGAAATCATTGCAGAAATTGATAATGTGGAACAGGCTATAGATTTTTTAAAAACAGAAAAATCTGTTGATCTTATTATTTCGGATATTGAATTGTTAGATGGAAATGCGTTTGAAATTTATGATCAGGTGAAAATTTCCTGTCCGATTATTTTCACAACCGCTTATGACCAATTTTGGATGAATGCTTTTGAAACAAACGGAATTGAATATCTTCTGAAACCTTTTACTTTAGAGCGTTTTCAAAAAGCATGGAATAAGTTTTCAGTATTAAATAAATCTCATGCTTCTGATGAAATTTTATTAAAAATCAGTCAGATTCAAAAAGAGATTCAACCTAAAAGTTTCAAAGAACGATTCAGTGTAATCAGCAATAAAGGAATTTATTTTTTAGAAACTGAAAATATCGCATTTTTTAAAGCTGAAGAAGGAGTTATTTTTGCGTTCGATGATTCCGGTAAAAAACATTTACTCAACCAAACCGTGCTTAAAGAAATAGAATATCAGCTTAATCCTAACGAATTTTTCAAGATCAATCGGAGCGAACTTGTCAATAAAAAAAATATTATAAAACTGGAGCGTTATTCGAAAAATGCTCTGTCTTTAGAAATTAAAGGTTGGGAAAATCCACTTATCACAAGCCAAAGTCAGACAGTCGATTTCAGAGAATGGATTGAAAAATAA
- a CDS encoding helix-turn-helix transcriptional regulator produces the protein MSSNKNALIRYKTLDKCLKNKYKKYTLEDLIDECSEALFEFEGKESFVSKRTVQLDLQNMRSEKFGYEAPIEVFEKKYYRYSDPDYSIHQISVNENDLKAMNNAIQILKQFKDFSMFKEMNGVIQKLEDSIHSTSQKSIIHLDKNEQLKGLEHIDVLYESILNKKVLKICYKSFKAREENFLTVHPQLLKEYNNRWFLICWHKKAIYNLALDRMITIETDHETEYIDKDFDADRYFGEVIGATVSETQRPQNVVFFVNSEHAPYVKTKPFHHSQEIIKENENGTTFKICVQLNFELERMILGMGEFLTVLGPRKLKQRIAKSIRIAHSNYNAQNTTNEES, from the coding sequence ATGTCATCTAACAAAAACGCTTTAATCCGCTACAAAACTTTAGACAAATGCTTGAAGAATAAGTACAAAAAATACACTTTGGAAGATTTGATCGACGAATGCTCCGAAGCGCTTTTTGAATTTGAAGGAAAAGAATCTTTTGTCAGCAAACGTACGGTACAACTTGATTTGCAGAATATGCGAAGCGAAAAGTTTGGATATGAAGCACCAATTGAAGTTTTTGAAAAAAAATATTACCGTTACAGCGACCCAGATTACAGTATTCATCAGATTTCAGTGAACGAAAATGATCTGAAAGCGATGAATAATGCGATACAGATCTTAAAGCAGTTCAAAGATTTTTCGATGTTCAAGGAAATGAATGGTGTGATTCAGAAGTTGGAAGATTCTATCCATTCTACCAGCCAGAAATCGATCATTCATTTAGATAAAAATGAGCAATTGAAAGGCTTGGAGCATATTGATGTTTTGTATGAAAGTATTTTAAATAAAAAGGTTTTAAAGATTTGTTATAAAAGTTTTAAGGCAAGAGAAGAGAATTTTTTGACGGTTCATCCTCAATTACTGAAAGAATATAACAACCGTTGGTTTTTGATCTGTTGGCACAAAAAGGCGATTTACAATTTGGCTTTAGACCGAATGATAACCATTGAAACAGACCATGAAACGGAATATATCGATAAAGATTTTGATGCAGACCGCTATTTCGGGGAAGTGATTGGAGCAACTGTTTCAGAAACTCAGCGACCTCAAAATGTTGTATTTTTTGTTAATTCAGAACATGCACCTTACGTTAAAACCAAGCCATTTCATCATTCTCAGGAAATTATTAAAGAAAATGAAAACGGAACGACTTTTAAAATTTGTGTACAGCTCAACTTTGAACTGGAACGAATGATCTTGGGAATGGGAGAGTTTTTAACGGTTTTAGGCCCGAGAAAGCTAAAACAGAGAATTGCAAAAAGTATTAGAATTGCTCATTCAAATTATAATGCTCAAAATACAACAAATGAAGAGTCATAA
- a CDS encoding HopJ type III effector protein gives MLFEQLEKSAEEIQFKDVIAFIDEHYDFTPTKFTNGNTVNEADQNNGSCKVFSFAKLNDLSKEETLNLFGEFYRKDVLQNPEGTDHQNIRNFMEFGWDGISFEGKALVRK, from the coding sequence ATGTTATTTGAACAATTAGAAAAATCAGCGGAAGAAATTCAGTTTAAAGATGTTATTGCTTTTATTGATGAGCATTACGACTTTACTCCCACAAAATTTACCAACGGAAATACCGTAAATGAAGCAGATCAAAATAATGGTTCTTGCAAAGTTTTCAGTTTTGCAAAATTGAATGATTTATCAAAAGAAGAAACATTAAACCTTTTCGGAGAATTTTATAGAAAAGATGTTTTGCAGAACCCTGAAGGAACAGATCATCAAAACATCAGAAATTTTATGGAATTCGGTTGGGACGGGATTTCTTTTGAAGGGAAGGCTTTGGTGAGAAAATAG
- a CDS encoding RtcB family protein: MNTITGNELIALGYRPGKWFAEALEYINENQLDENQISEYLEQFKSPEPISLHAEPKDFIINIKAEHESENDNVEKVINTMKVLMKTPTLIEGAIMPDACPTGPEGHIPVGGVVVAKNAIHPGFHSADICCSVMLTDFGKANPKEVLDAAHSITHFGYGGRPRGEQMEMSQELMDAFRENEFLNDEKLISIARSHMGTQGDGNHFLFVGVSKNTGNTMLVTHHGSRAPGAMLYDKGMKVANRFRQEISPETLRENAWIPYETEEGKQYWEALQLIRNWTKENHESIHNATLEKLNIERQNRYWNEHNFVFREGDLFYHAKGATPLDDKFLPDITGPRLIPLNMSEPVLIVQGKTNDRNLGFAPHGAGRNFSRTQHKKSLAHKTIEEIFEEETKGLDIRFFTNDIDISELPSAYKSAKNVRAQIEEYGLCEVLDEVMPYGCIMAGDVQKNAPWKKKKKFRKA, from the coding sequence ATGAATACAATTACAGGAAACGAATTGATCGCTTTAGGATACAGACCGGGAAAATGGTTTGCAGAAGCATTAGAATATATCAACGAAAATCAATTGGATGAAAATCAAATCTCTGAATATTTGGAGCAATTCAAATCTCCGGAACCTATTTCGTTGCATGCGGAACCGAAAGATTTTATCATCAACATCAAAGCGGAACACGAAAGTGAAAATGATAATGTAGAAAAAGTAATCAACACGATGAAAGTTTTGATGAAAACACCAACGTTAATTGAAGGCGCAATTATGCCCGATGCTTGTCCGACAGGGCCGGAAGGACATATTCCTGTTGGTGGAGTTGTTGTTGCAAAAAATGCGATTCATCCAGGATTTCATAGCGCAGATATTTGCTGTTCCGTTATGTTAACCGATTTTGGAAAAGCAAACCCTAAAGAAGTTTTAGATGCCGCTCATTCAATCACGCATTTCGGATACGGAGGAAGACCGAGAGGTGAACAAATGGAAATGTCTCAGGAATTGATGGATGCTTTCAGAGAAAATGAGTTTTTGAATGATGAAAAATTAATCAGTATTGCCCGTTCTCATATGGGAACTCAAGGTGATGGAAACCATTTTTTATTTGTCGGAGTTTCTAAAAATACAGGAAACACAATGTTAGTGACTCATCACGGGTCGAGAGCTCCGGGAGCGATGTTGTATGATAAAGGAATGAAAGTAGCGAATAGATTCAGACAGGAAATTTCGCCAGAAACTTTGAGAGAAAATGCGTGGATTCCGTATGAAACCGAAGAAGGAAAGCAATATTGGGAAGCTTTGCAATTGATAAGAAACTGGACGAAAGAAAACCACGAATCGATTCATAACGCAACTTTAGAAAAACTAAATATTGAAAGACAAAACAGATATTGGAACGAACATAATTTTGTATTCAGAGAAGGCGATCTATTCTACCATGCAAAAGGAGCCACTCCGCTGGACGATAAATTTTTACCGGATATTACAGGTCCGAGATTGATTCCGCTGAACATGTCGGAACCGGTTTTGATTGTTCAGGGAAAAACGAACGATAGAAATCTTGGTTTTGCGCCACACGGAGCAGGAAGAAATTTCAGCAGAACGCAGCATAAAAAGTCTCTGGCTCATAAAACGATTGAAGAAATTTTTGAAGAAGAAACAAAAGGTTTGGATATCAGATTTTTCACCAATGATATTGATATTTCTGAACTTCCAAGCGCTTATAAAAGTGCTAAAAATGTGAGAGCTCAGATTGAGGAATACGGGTTGTGTGAAGTATTGGATGAAGTAATGCCTTACGGATGTATTATGGCAGGAGATGTACAGAAAAATGCGCCTTGGAAAAAGAAGAAGAAATTTAGAAAAGCTTAA